GGAATTCGTCGCCCAGATGCGTCTCGAGGGTGTCGCCTGGCTGGACGTCTTCGGGAACGTCGAGTACGCCGAGGTCGGTGCCCATCTCCTCGCCCGGTTCGACCAGGTACTCGCGGTCGCCGCGGACGAGCAGGACGGGGACGCGGTCGTCGCCGTTACCGTCGCTCTCGGCCCCGGATTCGTCGTCAGCGTTGTCGGCTCCGCTCACGGCGTCACTCGAGGGTTTCGACCGCGGCGGCGAGGTCGCCGTCGTTCTCCTCGAGGGCCGCGCGGGCCTCGTCTTCGCTGACGCCAGCCCGCGTGGCGACGAGTTCGACGTCCCCGTCGGGGATCTCGGGTTCGGCCTCGGCGCCGGCATCGGCATCGGTACCGGCGTCGCCGCCGGCCGCACCGGACTCGACCTGTTCCGGCGAGCCGATGATCTGGTAGGTCTCCTGGCCGCGAGCGTCCATCTTGGTGACCTCGGCGTCGTCGAACACGAGGTCGTACTCGTCGGTCCGAATGATGACCTCCTCGGCGTCGACGTCCTCGACGTCGATGCCCATCTGCTTCATCATCTGTTCCATCTTGCGCGGATTGAGTCCACCGCCTCCTCCGAACATACTCGCCACGTCGCCTCGGGCGCCCTTTTACTTTGTCGTTCGGCCCAGGCGGGTCGAGCGCCCGCGCTCCGACCGACGTTTTCAATCGCATTCGCCGCCACGTGCGACGTGATGGCCGACGACCGCGAATCCGAACCCGAACCCGAATCCGAATCCGAATCCGAACTCGGACTCGAACTCGAACGCCTGGTGGAACTGCTCGCACTGAAAGACGAGCGGCGGACGGGGTGGGACCTCCGCGGGATTGAGGAGCCGGAGTCGGTCGCGGCCCACACCTGGGGCGTGGCGACGCTGTGTCTGTTCTACGCCGACCGGGCCGGCGAGGACGTCGATCGCGACCGGGCGGTGGCGATGGCGCTGGTCCACGACCTCGCGGAGGCGCGCACGGGGGACATCGCGACTCGGGCGGAAGACGGAAAACAGCGCGTCTCCGGCGAGGAAAAGGAGGCGTTGGAACGAAGCGCAATTACAGACCTCCTGAAACCGTTTGCGGATCGCGACGGCGACCGCAGCGACTATCTGGCGCTGTGGGAGGAGTACGAAGCCCGCGAGACGCCCACCGCGCGGTTCGTCAAGGACATGGACCTGATCGACAACTGCCTTCAGGCGCTCGCGTACGAACGCGGCGATCGGTACGACGAGACCGACGCGAACGACGCCTTCACGCAGTACGAGAACCTCGATGAGTTCTTCGCCACGGCCGCACCCCGCGTTCGGACGACGGTCGGCGAGGACCTGTTTGCGGCGATCAAAGCGCGATACGAGCGGGCGATCGGCAGGGACTGCCAGTTGTAGTTGTAGCCGGCGTTCAGGGTTCGGTTCTCAGCCGTCAGCGGGCGCACCCTCCCGCACGTTCACGGCCATTCCGGTGT
This window of the Natrinema salifodinae genome carries:
- a CDS encoding nascent polypeptide-associated complex protein — encoded protein: MFGGGGGLNPRKMEQMMKQMGIDVEDVDAEEVIIRTDEYDLVFDDAEVTKMDARGQETYQIIGSPEQVESGAAGGDAGTDADAGAEAEPEIPDGDVELVATRAGVSEDEARAALEENDGDLAAAVETLE
- a CDS encoding HD domain-containing protein, with translation MADDRESEPEPESESESELGLELERLVELLALKDERRTGWDLRGIEEPESVAAHTWGVATLCLFYADRAGEDVDRDRAVAMALVHDLAEARTGDIATRAEDGKQRVSGEEKEALERSAITDLLKPFADRDGDRSDYLALWEEYEARETPTARFVKDMDLIDNCLQALAYERGDRYDETDANDAFTQYENLDEFFATAAPRVRTTVGEDLFAAIKARYERAIGRDCQL